One region of Erythrolamprus reginae isolate rEryReg1 chromosome 12, rEryReg1.hap1, whole genome shotgun sequence genomic DNA includes:
- the LOC139174652 gene encoding uncharacterized protein: protein MGKFLLTCSIVILFILLQTEEIVSTKRGPIPRGSAEKSSNTRNHRVNHPANSHRYNSGNASPSARDSSQNSFRELESSSNHKKPRNHRRYFEPPRDSHQIPGNHLRFVVKPEIPESFSHQLYNHQDPQLGQNNRKTKRRKSKDKTEAASEIAEANQGFQTFSRSSEGGNSRSHDGNPADSKPKGDEVKYVGETVRNAPVEDPESYILGSPIDKMFFRFNDSEEKHWWNENRHRFATHVYHPNSRQPISRERVALANSLGSASGHNPQNNAVSDLHFSFENALFLIHPFAISAITLIIPFLIF, encoded by the coding sequence ATGGGAAAATTCCTGTTGACCTGCTCAATTGTGATTCTCTTCATTTTGCTCCAGACTGAGGAAATTGTCTCCACTAAAAGAGGACCCATCCCCCGTGGAAGTGCAGAGAAATCTTCTAACACACGGAATCATCGTGTGAATCATCCTGCTAACTCACATCGATACAACTCCGGAAACGCTTCACCTTCTGCACGGGACAGCTCTCAAAATTCATTCAGAGAACTAGAATCTTCGTCCAATCACAAAAAACCAAGAAATCATCGACGCTATTTTGAGCCTCCACGGGATAGCCATCAAATACCAGGAAATCATCTACGATTTGTGGTCAAACCTGAAATTCCTGAGTCTTTCTCACACCAACTATATAACCACCAAGATCCTCAATTGGGACAGAATAATCGCAAAACTAAACGGCGCAAGTCGAAGGATAAGACTGAAGCTGCAAGTGAGATTGCAGAAGCTAATCAAGGCTTTCAAACTTTCTCCAGGTCTTCAGAAGGAGGCAATTCCAGATCTCATGACGGCAACCCAGCGGACTCAAAGCCAAAGGGTGATGAAGTGAAATATGTGGGGGAAACTGTTAGAAATGCTCCAGTGGAAGACCCCGAGAGCTACATCTTAGGCAGCCCCATAGACAAGATGTTTTTTCGTTTTAATGACAGTGAGGAAAAACATTGGTGGAATGAAAACCGTCACCGTTTTGCCACCCATGTTTACCACCCAAACTCTAGACAGCCAATTTCAAGAGAAAGAGTAGCTTTGGCTAATAGTCTTGGAAGTGCCAGTGGACACAATCCCCAAAACAATGCTGTGTCTGATTTGCATTTCTCTTTTGAGAATGCTTTGTTTCTCATTCACCCTTTTGCCATTTCAGCCATTACCTTAATCATTCCTTTCCTGATCTTCTAA